A portion of the Achromobacter sp. MFA1 R4 genome contains these proteins:
- a CDS encoding MDR family MFS transporter produces the protein MPAPAPTAPHSPGQVLPFRQSLLAMLGMCFVMMLVAIDQTVVGTALPTIVAELRGFELYAWVATSYLLTSVITVPIFGRLGDYYGRKPFVVAAIVLFTLASVLCGAADTMLELVLARALQGIGGGMLVGTAFACIPDLFPDPHVRLRWQVMLSSAFGIANAVGPSLGGALTEHYGWRSVFYVNLPIGILGLWFVARYLPHLRSQAPGKVRLDWQGALLIALALGALQLLVELLPKDGFTPPLLLLGAGSIAAFAILIWWERRCPHPLLPLDMFRNRGLAMLFILALLVGVTMYSLLFYAPLLLQGGFGLSPQEAGLLITPMVVFITVGSIVNGRIITRIRNPNRMLYAGFLLMAFSCLGIVTTHSYTSHTLIAAYMLMAGLGMGFIMPNLTVFAQQTAGRSHLGIATALLQSLRMIGGMLGTAVVGTMVSHSYFSGVESTLRGASAQWLPKLNDPQMLVNPAAQTEFLAQLAHQGQDGTSLIEIARVALVGAIHEGQLIALAVAVFALWCVRRVPLVKLVRPSKPEPAGVGE, from the coding sequence ATGCCCGCCCCCGCCCCCACTGCTCCACACTCGCCCGGCCAGGTGCTCCCTTTCCGGCAATCCTTGCTGGCCATGCTGGGCATGTGTTTCGTGATGATGCTGGTCGCCATCGACCAGACCGTCGTGGGCACCGCGTTGCCGACCATTGTGGCGGAACTCCGGGGCTTCGAACTGTATGCATGGGTAGCCACGTCTTACCTGCTGACCTCGGTCATCACCGTGCCCATCTTCGGCAGGCTGGGCGATTACTACGGACGCAAACCCTTCGTCGTGGCGGCCATCGTGCTGTTCACCCTGGCCTCCGTCCTGTGCGGCGCAGCCGACACCATGCTCGAACTGGTGCTGGCGCGGGCGCTGCAAGGCATCGGCGGCGGCATGCTCGTCGGCACCGCCTTCGCCTGTATTCCCGACCTCTTTCCCGACCCCCATGTGCGGCTGCGCTGGCAGGTGATGCTCAGTTCCGCCTTCGGCATCGCCAATGCCGTCGGGCCTTCGCTGGGCGGCGCGCTGACGGAGCACTATGGCTGGCGGTCCGTCTTCTACGTCAACCTGCCCATCGGCATCCTCGGCCTCTGGTTCGTCGCGCGCTACCTGCCCCACCTGCGCAGTCAAGCCCCCGGCAAGGTCCGGCTGGACTGGCAGGGCGCGCTGTTGATCGCCCTGGCGCTGGGCGCCCTGCAGCTTTTGGTTGAACTTTTGCCCAAGGACGGCTTCACGCCCCCGCTCCTGCTCCTGGGCGCCGGCAGCATCGCCGCCTTCGCCATCCTGATCTGGTGGGAGCGCCGCTGCCCGCACCCCCTGTTGCCCCTGGACATGTTCCGCAACCGCGGCCTGGCCATGCTGTTCATCCTGGCCCTGCTGGTGGGGGTGACGATGTACTCCCTGCTCTTCTACGCGCCCCTGCTCCTGCAGGGCGGCTTTGGACTGTCGCCCCAGGAAGCCGGCCTGCTCATCACCCCCATGGTCGTCTTCATCACCGTAGGCAGCATCGTCAACGGCCGCATCATCACCCGGATCCGCAATCCGAACCGCATGCTCTACGCCGGCTTTCTCCTGATGGCGTTCTCCTGCCTGGGCATCGTCACCACCCACAGCTACACGTCGCACACGCTGATTGCCGCCTACATGCTGATGGCCGGCCTGGGCATGGGCTTCATCATGCCCAACCTCACCGTCTTCGCCCAGCAGACCGCCGGCCGCAGCCACCTGGGCATCGCCACCGCGCTGCTGCAGTCCCTGCGCATGATCGGCGGCATGCTGGGCACGGCCGTCGTCGGCACCATGGTCAGCCACAGCTACTTCAGCGGCGTCGAATCCACCCTGCGCGGCGCCTCCGCGCAATGGCTGCCCAAGCTGAACGACCCGCAGATGCTGGTCAACCCGGCGGCGCAGACCGAGTTCCTGGCACAATTGGCGCATCAAGGCCAGGATGGCACGTCGCTCATCGAAATCGCGCGCGTCGCGCTGGTGGGCGCCATCCACGAAGGGCAACTCATCGCCCTCGCCGTCGCCGTTTTCGCACTCTGGTGCGTGCGGCGCGTGCCCCTGGTGAAACTGGTCCGGCCATCCAAGCCGGAGCCCGCCGGCGTCGGAGAGTAA
- the coaD gene encoding pantetheine-phosphate adenylyltransferase codes for MIIAVYPGTFDPLTRGHEDLVRRAATLFDKVVVGIAISRNKKPFFSIDERVEIAREVLGHYPNVEVQSFGGLLKDFVRDQGGRVIVRGLRAVSDFEYEFQMAGMNRHLLPDVETLFMTPSDQYQFISGTIVREIAQLGGDVSKFVFPSVERWLQEKAKERREQSWPG; via the coding sequence ATGATCATCGCTGTTTATCCCGGCACTTTCGACCCGCTGACCAGGGGCCACGAAGACCTGGTCCGCCGTGCAGCCACGCTTTTCGACAAAGTCGTGGTGGGGATCGCCATTAGCCGCAACAAGAAGCCCTTCTTCAGCATCGACGAGCGCGTGGAGATCGCGCGCGAAGTGCTGGGGCACTACCCCAACGTGGAAGTGCAGAGCTTTGGCGGCCTGCTGAAAGACTTCGTGCGCGACCAGGGCGGCCGCGTCATCGTGCGCGGCCTGCGCGCGGTGTCCGACTTCGAATACGAATTCCAGATGGCCGGCATGAACCGCCATCTGCTGCCCGACGTCGAAACGCTCTTCATGACGCCGTCGGACCAATACCAGTTCATCTCGGGCACCATCGTGCGCGAGATCGCCCAGCTGGGCGGGGACGTCAGCAAGTTCGTCTTTCCGTCCGTGGAGCGCTGGCTCCAGGAAAAGGCCAAGGAACGCCGCGAACAGTCCTGGCCGGGCTGA
- a CDS encoding AsmA family protein: MKTWFKRILIGLVVLVVVAVVGLAIFLLTFDPNAYKYKLEELVQERYQRTLTIDGEIELSLFPRIGLSVQGVSLSEPNSTETFASIESTRLAVAVWPLLSNSFVVDHVAISGLKARVVRDKQGQFNFSNLVGGAQSVTDAPSNPAEALVGAAQTAAQAITSGTMPPSRNNMQIDIAGLDLKDGEVQMQDAMTGMAVAVTRINANTGRVTFNQPFDVRMSARVEGGYPRVDANLTGQALLTLDPSAKRYAAQKLDLRMDGKLPGAEAKSLVMRGNLAFNGQKSALDVAGLELLFQGDVTEPSVRATNVEASVAIPKLAIDPHKSQLQIEKLAVRAKGGVADGPFELAVDAPALNISPASATGEALTGRLRISGLDASLGMNGISGNAGELDIKEAKLDSTSKTGERVVKLNFASPLTLNLLQRSGAMSALRGDVNITDPGLPKGSLQIPVIGSLTLDLLKDQATSKINAVLEGGKFDLSADITKLSADSPQMKFALAVDTLDLDKLVPPVPVTPPKPPADGKKDESKPAAQPAPAAPADDTINLSALIGPSVNGTLKVGKLVVRGLKADEVSAAVKLDKGKLEISNIAAGLYGGKLGGALSVDAAQGNQVATKMSLAGIAIEPLLMDLARKNVLSGTGSLALDLKTAGANAYAMKSALAGTLQLRLRDGAVKGIDLTQTLRDLKARFSPDAQNETVPADTSKQTAFSELEADLAIAKGVATVKRLSFVSPLLRVTQGDPASIDFVKSELDVVARARVINPAADPEGKELIDLKDVTIPVHFKGPFDNPSYTLLWKDAIGGILKRSLENKLKEAVSGKGKNGAAVDKALKGLLGK; the protein is encoded by the coding sequence ATGAAAACGTGGTTCAAGCGCATTTTGATAGGCCTGGTAGTGTTGGTTGTCGTGGCCGTCGTTGGCCTGGCCATCTTCTTGCTGACATTCGACCCCAACGCGTACAAGTACAAGCTGGAAGAGCTTGTCCAGGAACGCTACCAACGCACACTCACGATCGACGGCGAAATCGAGCTGTCGCTATTCCCGCGGATCGGGCTGTCGGTGCAGGGCGTATCGCTGTCCGAGCCCAACAGCACCGAAACCTTCGCCTCCATCGAAAGCACCCGCCTCGCCGTTGCGGTGTGGCCGCTGCTGTCCAACAGCTTCGTGGTGGACCATGTGGCCATTAGCGGGCTGAAGGCCCGCGTGGTGCGTGACAAGCAGGGGCAGTTCAACTTCAGCAACCTGGTGGGCGGCGCGCAGTCGGTCACCGACGCGCCCAGCAATCCGGCCGAAGCGCTGGTGGGGGCGGCCCAGACTGCCGCGCAGGCGATCACCAGCGGCACCATGCCGCCGTCGCGCAACAATATGCAGATCGACATCGCCGGCCTGGATCTGAAGGACGGCGAGGTCCAGATGCAGGACGCCATGACGGGCATGGCGGTCGCCGTGACCCGCATCAACGCCAACACCGGCCGTGTCACCTTCAATCAGCCTTTCGACGTGCGGATGTCGGCGCGTGTCGAAGGCGGCTATCCGCGCGTGGACGCCAATCTGACCGGTCAGGCGCTGCTGACGCTGGATCCCTCCGCCAAGCGCTACGCCGCACAGAAGCTGGATCTGCGCATGGACGGCAAGCTGCCGGGCGCCGAGGCCAAGAGCCTGGTGATGCGCGGCAACCTGGCATTCAATGGCCAGAAGTCGGCGCTGGACGTGGCTGGCCTGGAGCTTCTCTTCCAGGGCGATGTGACCGAGCCCTCCGTGCGCGCGACCAACGTGGAAGCCAGCGTGGCGATCCCCAAGCTGGCGATCGACCCGCACAAGAGCCAGCTCCAGATCGAAAAGCTGGCTGTGCGCGCCAAGGGCGGCGTGGCCGATGGCCCCTTCGAACTGGCGGTCGACGCGCCGGCGCTCAATATCTCTCCCGCCTCGGCCACCGGCGAGGCGCTGACCGGCCGTCTGCGCATCAGTGGCCTGGACGCCAGCCTCGGCATGAACGGCATCAGCGGCAATGCGGGCGAACTGGACATCAAGGAAGCCAAGCTGGACAGCACGTCCAAGACGGGCGAACGGGTGGTGAAGCTGAATTTTGCCTCGCCGCTCACCCTGAATCTCCTGCAACGCAGCGGCGCCATGTCGGCGCTGCGCGGCGACGTGAACATCACGGACCCTGGCCTGCCCAAGGGCAGCCTGCAGATTCCCGTCATCGGCAGCCTCACGCTGGATCTGCTGAAGGACCAGGCCACCAGCAAGATCAACGCCGTGCTGGAAGGCGGCAAGTTCGATCTCAGCGCCGACATCACCAAGCTCTCCGCCGATTCGCCGCAGATGAAGTTCGCGCTGGCCGTGGATACGCTGGACCTGGACAAGCTGGTGCCGCCGGTGCCGGTCACGCCACCCAAGCCGCCCGCTGACGGCAAGAAAGACGAATCCAAGCCTGCCGCGCAGCCCGCGCCGGCTGCGCCCGCCGACGATACGATCAACCTGTCGGCACTGATCGGTCCCAGCGTCAACGGCACCTTGAAGGTCGGCAAGCTGGTCGTGCGCGGCCTGAAGGCCGATGAGGTGTCGGCCGCCGTGAAGCTGGACAAGGGCAAGCTGGAAATATCCAACATCGCGGCGGGCCTCTATGGTGGCAAGCTGGGCGGCGCGTTGTCGGTGGATGCGGCGCAAGGCAATCAGGTCGCCACGAAGATGTCGCTGGCCGGCATCGCGATCGAGCCCCTGCTCATGGACCTGGCGCGCAAGAACGTGCTGAGCGGAACGGGCAGCCTGGCGCTGGACCTGAAGACTGCCGGCGCCAATGCCTACGCCATGAAAAGCGCCCTGGCCGGCACCCTGCAGTTGCGCCTGCGTGACGGGGCGGTCAAGGGCATCGACCTCACGCAGACGCTGCGCGACCTGAAGGCCCGGTTCTCGCCCGACGCGCAGAACGAAACGGTGCCCGCCGACACCAGCAAGCAGACGGCGTTCTCGGAACTGGAAGCCGACCTGGCGATTGCCAAGGGTGTCGCCACGGTGAAACGCCTGAGCTTCGTGTCGCCGCTCTTGCGTGTGACGCAGGGCGATCCGGCCAGCATCGACTTCGTGAAAAGCGAACTGGATGTGGTGGCGCGCGCGCGCGTCATCAACCCGGCCGCCGATCCGGAAGGCAAGGAATTGATCGACCTGAAGGACGTGACCATCCCCGTCCACTTCAAGGGGCCGTTCGACAATCCCTCGTACACGCTGCTCTGGAAGGACGCCATCGGCGGCATCCTGAAGCGCAGCCTGGAGAACAAGCTCAAGGAAGCGGTCTCCGGCAAGGGCAAGAACGGCGCCGCCGTGGACAAGGCATTGAAAGGACTGTTGGGCAAATGA
- a CDS encoding YfhL family 4Fe-4S dicluster ferredoxin, which produces MALTITEECINCDVCEPQCPNEAISMGEDYYVIDPDRCTECVGHHDEPQCKVVCPVECIELHPQWHEGQEQLMAKYRRLTGAA; this is translated from the coding sequence ATGGCCCTCACCATCACCGAAGAATGCATCAATTGCGACGTTTGCGAGCCCCAGTGCCCGAACGAAGCGATCTCCATGGGCGAGGACTATTACGTCATCGACCCCGACCGGTGCACGGAGTGCGTCGGCCATCACGATGAACCCCAATGCAAGGTGGTCTGTCCCGTGGAATGCATCGAACTGCATCCGCAGTGGCATGAAGGCCAGGAGCAGCTCATGGCCAAGTACCGACGCCTGACCGGTGCCGCATGA
- the rsmD gene encoding 16S rRNA (guanine(966)-N(2))-methyltransferase RsmD, with amino-acid sequence MGNKYIRIVGGQYRRTPIVVPDVETLRPTPDRVRETLFNWLTHLWGGEFADKQVLDLFAGSGALGFEAASRGVAHVQMVERDKTAASALRTLRDKLKADMIRIHVGDAMQVAERMDASRFDLILLDPPFGQGWLPRLWPILPGILTDHGLVYVEAESAIEAPEGFQIVRQDKAGAVHFHLLEFAALRK; translated from the coding sequence ATGGGTAACAAGTATATTCGTATCGTCGGGGGCCAATACCGGCGCACCCCCATCGTCGTTCCCGACGTGGAGACGCTGCGTCCCACGCCCGACCGGGTGCGCGAAACGCTATTTAACTGGCTTACTCACCTGTGGGGCGGCGAATTCGCCGACAAGCAGGTACTGGATCTGTTCGCCGGCAGCGGCGCCCTGGGCTTCGAGGCGGCCTCGCGCGGCGTGGCGCATGTGCAGATGGTCGAGCGGGACAAGACCGCCGCGTCCGCGCTGCGGACACTGCGCGACAAGCTCAAAGCCGACATGATACGCATCCATGTCGGGGATGCGATGCAGGTCGCCGAACGGATGGATGCGTCGCGGTTCGACCTCATCCTGCTGGATCCTCCCTTTGGACAGGGCTGGCTGCCGCGCCTGTGGCCCATTTTGCCGGGCATCCTGACCGATCATGGGCTAGTCTATGTCGAGGCGGAATCCGCCATCGAAGCGCCCGAGGGATTCCAGATTGTGCGGCAGGACAAGGCCGGCGCGGTCCACTTCCATCTTCTGGAATTTGCTGCATTGCGGAAATAG
- a CDS encoding MOSC N-terminal beta barrel domain-containing protein, with the protein MSADQFQPVAECGVTTQSQAAAYHRQWLVANDSGQWLNRELCPRLAEVSVELRLGYLVLKAPGMLRMDIPLDVIEDDDSVRYSMMVGEQAIDVIDEGELAAAWISNFAQVPCRIMKVHPDTPVAAWPT; encoded by the coding sequence ATGAGCGCTGACCAATTCCAGCCTGTCGCCGAATGCGGCGTGACGACGCAATCGCAGGCCGCCGCCTATCACCGGCAGTGGCTGGTCGCCAACGATTCGGGGCAGTGGCTGAACCGCGAGCTGTGCCCCAGGCTGGCCGAGGTGTCGGTGGAACTGCGCCTGGGCTACCTGGTGCTCAAGGCGCCCGGCATGCTGCGCATGGATATCCCGCTGGACGTCATCGAAGACGACGACAGCGTGCGCTACAGCATGATGGTGGGAGAGCAGGCCATCGACGTGATCGATGAAGGCGAACTGGCCGCGGCGTGGATCTCGAACTTCGCGCAGGTGCCCTGCCGCATCATGAAGGTGCATCCCGACACGCCCGTGGCCGCCTGGCCCACCTGA
- a CDS encoding CYTH and CHAD domain-containing protein, whose translation MSEQELKLHVPTASRQAVLREVKQREATRIRLHAMYFDTPERELARARIAIRLRQEGPDWVQTLKMPGADAISRIEMNHPRPGPVLDLSVYAGTEVEAALSAIKGELGLRYETDVQRLLRKVRTRYGTVELAYDTGILRAGALELPISELEFELVSGRPAAIFSAARGWQQRHALILDPRSKSERGDALAQLAQRLAEVDATPGDDLETRRAQAIAQFWAPRGAASVKLRDDMTPPQAMGAIAAECLDQICRNAAVLAEVDTEGVYRAGNSEHVHQLRVGVRRLRSAWKLFDGWIAPIPDSLLQGVRTHFAAFGANRDQDVLNETVAPALMRAGMPVIPMEAAPPEEDAQTIAGGQAFQAWLLELLEWTLDVPPVQPDADSQTIANGTPTDAAPEPAIRLEGGVAGPTIKPTIIPMLTPEPQPQRLHKLLARRLHRWHGKVADQGTHFASLDIPTRHELRKRGKRLRYGLSFAESLLPAAKLRGYRKLLSRVQDVLGEINDLAMAKDYYQSCTATHPQAWFALGWISARLDELVIEAQMAFDDLAQSKPFWK comes from the coding sequence ATGTCGGAACAGGAATTGAAACTGCACGTGCCCACGGCTTCACGCCAGGCCGTGCTGCGTGAAGTCAAGCAGCGCGAAGCCACGCGCATCCGCTTGCATGCCATGTATTTCGACACGCCCGAGCGCGAGCTTGCGCGGGCGCGCATCGCGATCCGGCTGCGCCAGGAGGGGCCCGACTGGGTCCAAACCTTGAAGATGCCCGGCGCCGACGCCATCTCGCGCATCGAAATGAACCATCCGCGTCCGGGCCCCGTGCTCGACCTGTCGGTCTACGCCGGCACCGAAGTCGAGGCCGCGCTTTCCGCCATCAAGGGCGAACTGGGCCTGCGCTACGAAACCGACGTGCAGCGCCTGCTGCGCAAGGTGCGCACGCGCTACGGCACCGTCGAACTGGCCTACGACACCGGCATCCTGCGCGCGGGCGCGCTCGAATTGCCGATCTCCGAACTGGAATTCGAACTGGTATCGGGCCGCCCCGCCGCCATTTTCTCCGCGGCGCGAGGCTGGCAGCAGCGCCACGCCCTGATCCTGGATCCGCGCAGCAAATCCGAACGCGGCGACGCGCTGGCCCAGCTTGCGCAGCGCCTGGCCGAGGTGGACGCCACGCCTGGCGACGACCTCGAAACGCGGCGCGCGCAGGCCATCGCCCAATTCTGGGCGCCGCGCGGCGCCGCGTCCGTGAAACTGCGCGACGACATGACCCCGCCGCAGGCCATGGGCGCCATCGCCGCCGAATGCCTGGACCAGATCTGCCGCAATGCCGCCGTGCTGGCCGAGGTCGACACCGAAGGCGTGTATCGCGCCGGCAACTCGGAACACGTGCACCAGCTGCGCGTGGGCGTGCGCAGGCTGCGGTCGGCCTGGAAGCTGTTCGACGGCTGGATCGCGCCCATCCCCGATTCCCTGCTGCAGGGTGTGCGCACGCACTTTGCGGCCTTCGGCGCCAATCGCGACCAGGACGTGCTGAACGAAACCGTCGCGCCCGCGCTGATGCGCGCCGGCATGCCGGTCATCCCCATGGAAGCCGCGCCGCCGGAAGAGGACGCACAGACCATCGCGGGCGGTCAGGCATTCCAGGCGTGGCTGCTGGAACTGCTGGAATGGACGCTGGACGTGCCGCCCGTGCAGCCGGACGCGGACAGCCAGACCATCGCCAACGGCACGCCCACCGACGCCGCGCCCGAGCCCGCCATCCGGCTGGAGGGCGGCGTGGCCGGCCCGACCATCAAGCCCACCATCATTCCGATGCTGACGCCGGAACCCCAACCGCAGCGCCTGCACAAGCTGCTCGCGCGCCGCCTGCATCGCTGGCACGGCAAGGTGGCCGACCAGGGCACGCACTTCGCGTCGCTCGACATCCCCACGCGCCACGAACTGCGCAAGCGCGGCAAGCGCCTGCGCTATGGCTTGTCGTTCGCGGAATCGCTGCTGCCGGCCGCCAAGCTGCGCGGCTATCGCAAGCTGCTGTCGCGCGTGCAGGACGTGCTGGGCGAAATCAACGATCTGGCGATGGCCAAGGACTACTACCAGTCATGTACGGCCACGCACCCGCAGGCCTGGTTCGCGCTGGGCTGGATCAGCGCGCGCCTGGACGAACTGGTCATCGAGGCGCAGATGGCCTTTGACGACCTCGCGCAAAGCAAGCCTTTCTGGAAGTAG
- the ftsY gene encoding signal recognition particle-docking protein FtsY, whose translation MPAPTPPSAPVAAPVPAAPPAAEPAPAEAPKKASWLSRLKQGLSRTGQSIGGIFVGVKVDENLFEELESALIMADAGLEATEKLLTALRARVKKERIEDPAKVKAALRQLLADHLRPLERAFDLKRTQPLVVMIAGVNGAGKTTSIGKLAHTFQRQGASVLLAAGDTFRAAAREQLVEWGSRNNVSVISQDGGDPAAVAFDSVNAGRARGMGVVMVDTAGRLPTQLHLMEELKKIRRVIGKADATAPHEVLLVVDGNTGQNALAQIRAFDAAINLTGLVVTKLDGTAKGGTLAAVAAGSQGVRPVPVYWIGVGESLEDLQPFVADEFAAALLAD comes from the coding sequence ATGCCCGCTCCGACGCCGCCGTCCGCGCCGGTGGCTGCGCCCGTGCCGGCCGCGCCGCCCGCCGCGGAACCCGCGCCCGCCGAGGCGCCCAAGAAAGCGTCCTGGCTGTCGCGCCTGAAGCAGGGCCTGTCCCGCACCGGGCAGAGCATCGGCGGCATTTTCGTCGGCGTGAAAGTCGACGAGAACCTGTTCGAGGAACTCGAATCGGCCCTCATTATGGCCGATGCGGGCCTGGAGGCGACCGAGAAGCTGCTGACCGCGCTGCGGGCGCGCGTCAAGAAAGAGCGCATCGAGGACCCGGCCAAGGTCAAGGCGGCCCTGCGCCAGCTCCTGGCCGACCATCTGCGGCCGCTCGAACGCGCCTTCGACCTGAAGCGCACGCAGCCGCTGGTGGTGATGATCGCCGGCGTCAATGGCGCGGGCAAGACCACGTCGATCGGCAAGCTGGCGCACACTTTCCAGCGCCAGGGCGCCAGCGTGCTGCTGGCTGCCGGCGACACCTTCCGCGCCGCGGCGCGCGAACAGCTCGTGGAATGGGGCAGCCGCAACAACGTCAGCGTGATTTCGCAGGATGGCGGCGACCCGGCCGCGGTGGCGTTCGACTCGGTCAACGCCGGCCGCGCGCGCGGCATGGGCGTGGTGATGGTGGATACCGCCGGCCGCCTGCCCACGCAGCTTCACCTGATGGAAGAACTGAAGAAAATCCGTCGCGTGATCGGCAAGGCCGACGCGACCGCGCCGCATGAGGTGCTGCTGGTGGTGGACGGCAACACCGGCCAGAACGCGCTGGCGCAGATCCGCGCTTTCGATGCGGCCATCAATCTGACCGGCCTGGTCGTGACCAAGCTGGATGGCACCGCCAAGGGCGGCACGCTGGCCGCCGTGGCCGCGGGCAGCCAGGGCGTGCGTCCGGTTCCGGTGTACTGGATTGGCGTGGGCGAAAGCCTGGAAGACCTTCAGCCCTTCGTCGCGGACGAGTTCGCGGCGGCGCTGCTGGCCGACTGA
- a CDS encoding MarR family winged helix-turn-helix transcriptional regulator, with protein MPKQQQGLQVIQHMGQTYRVMQSAFSSKVGHALPRWRILLALHENGQCSQKHLAERCRLDPASLTRQLQAMQKLGWISRAVDAQDNRLTNATLTAAGQAVVNEALPKRAQFFEESLKGLSGADIDTLNRVLSVLEENFVRAAGERGG; from the coding sequence TTGCCCAAACAACAACAAGGCCTGCAAGTCATCCAGCACATGGGCCAGACGTACCGCGTCATGCAAAGCGCCTTCAGCAGCAAGGTCGGCCACGCGCTGCCGCGCTGGCGCATCCTGCTGGCGCTGCATGAAAACGGGCAGTGCTCGCAGAAACACCTGGCCGAGCGTTGCCGGCTGGATCCGGCGTCACTGACGCGTCAACTGCAGGCAATGCAGAAGCTCGGCTGGATATCCCGGGCGGTGGATGCGCAGGACAACCGGCTGACGAACGCCACGTTGACGGCGGCCGGACAGGCGGTGGTGAATGAGGCGTTGCCCAAGCGGGCTCAGTTTTTCGAGGAGTCGCTCAAGGGCTTGTCCGGGGCGGATATCGATACCCTGAACCGCGTGTTGAGCGTCCTGGAGGAAAATTTTGTCAGGGCGGCGGGGGAACGGGGCGGTTAG
- a CDS encoding benzoate/H(+) symporter BenE family transporter: protein MSDAAPPSLNLSPPTHHARRDLSASAVAAGLVAVLVSFGGTAVLMVQAGHAAGLDAARIGSWIGSLSLVLGLGGAFYSLRTGLPVVMAWSTPGAALLVTALAGVPFDEAVGAFVLAAGLTLACGLFGWIDPILRRIPGEVAAAMLAGVLLNFGMGIFSNISRQPALVLAMCAAYLLCRRWAPRYAVLVVMAVAVAMAAAMGLMQVNLLDWRLTEFVWTTPAFSAQAAVSLGIPLFVVAMASQNLPGLAILQAAGYRPPASRLVAATGLLGLVAAPFGAHSVTMGAISAAICTGPEAHPDPGKRYIAAATYGIGYVALSIVAGAVAVFFQALPAALLAALAGLALLGTIMGGMAAAMANPQRREAALITLLATASGFSFWGIGSAFWGLAAGLLAHTAFEYKRTRT, encoded by the coding sequence ATGAGTGACGCGGCGCCGCCCAGCCTCAACCTTTCCCCTCCCACACACCATGCCCGCCGCGACCTCTCCGCGTCCGCGGTCGCCGCGGGGCTGGTCGCCGTATTGGTCAGCTTTGGCGGCACCGCCGTGCTGATGGTGCAGGCGGGCCATGCCGCCGGGCTTGACGCCGCGCGCATCGGGTCCTGGATCGGCTCGTTGAGCCTGGTGCTGGGCCTGGGCGGCGCGTTCTACAGCCTGCGCACCGGGTTGCCGGTGGTCATGGCGTGGTCCACGCCTGGCGCCGCCCTGCTCGTCACCGCGCTGGCCGGCGTGCCGTTCGATGAAGCCGTGGGCGCCTTTGTCCTGGCGGCCGGCCTGACGCTGGCCTGCGGCCTTTTCGGCTGGATCGACCCCATCCTGCGCCGCATCCCCGGCGAAGTCGCCGCCGCGATGCTGGCCGGCGTGCTGCTCAATTTCGGCATGGGGATCTTCAGCAACATCTCCAGGCAGCCCGCCCTGGTGCTGGCCATGTGCGCCGCCTACCTGCTGTGCCGCCGCTGGGCGCCGCGCTACGCGGTGCTGGTGGTGATGGCGGTAGCCGTGGCCATGGCCGCGGCAATGGGCCTGATGCAGGTGAACCTGCTCGACTGGCGCCTGACCGAATTCGTCTGGACCACGCCCGCCTTCAGCGCGCAGGCGGCGGTCAGCCTGGGCATCCCGCTCTTTGTCGTGGCCATGGCCTCGCAGAACCTGCCCGGCCTGGCCATTCTGCAAGCCGCCGGCTATCGGCCGCCGGCGTCGCGCCTGGTTGCCGCCACCGGCCTGCTGGGCCTGGTCGCCGCGCCTTTCGGCGCGCACAGCGTCACCATGGGCGCGATCAGCGCGGCCATCTGCACAGGCCCCGAAGCGCATCCCGATCCCGGCAAGCGCTACATCGCGGCTGCCACCTACGGCATCGGCTACGTCGCGCTCAGCATTGTCGCAGGCGCCGTGGCGGTCTTTTTCCAGGCGCTGCCGGCCGCCCTGCTGGCCGCACTGGCGGGACTGGCGCTCCTGGGCACCATCATGGGCGGCATGGCGGCGGCCATGGCCAATCCGCAGCGGCGCGAAGCGGCGCTCATCACGCTGCTGGCGACGGCTTCGGGATTCAGTTTCTGGGGGATCGGTTCGGCCTTCTGGGGCCTGGCTGCGGGCCTGCTGGCCCACACCGCTTTCGAATACAAGCGCACCCGGACCTGA